The Triticum aestivum cultivar Chinese Spring chromosome 5A, IWGSC CS RefSeq v2.1, whole genome shotgun sequence genomic sequence tcacatcattagagactgatgtgatggacaagacccatccgttagcttagcactatgatcgtttagtttattgctattgctttcttcatgacttatacatgttcctcagactatgagattatgcaactcccgaatagcggaggaacaccttgtgtgctatcaaacatcacaacataactgggcgattataaagatgctctacaggtgtcttcgatggtgtttgttgagttggcatagatcaggataaggatttgtcactccgattgtcggagaggtatctttgggccctcttggtaatgcacatcaccatgagctttgcaagcaatgtgactaatgagttagtcacatgatgatgcattacggaacgagtaaagagtctttccggtgacgagattgaactaggtataatgataccgacaatcaaatcttgggcaagtaacataccggtgacaaagggaacaacattatgttgttatgcggtttgaccgataaagatcttcgtagaatatgtaggagccaatatgagcatctaggttccgctattagttattgaccagagatgtgtctcggtcatgtctacatagttcacaaacccgtagggtcctcacgcttaacattcaatgacgatttgtattatgagttacatgatttgatgtaccgaaggttgttcggagtcccggatgagatcgcggacatgacgaggagtctcaaatggtcgaggcgtaaagatcaatatattggaaggctatattcggacatcggaaaggttctgagtggttcggatatttttcggagtaccggagagttatgggaattcgccggggtaagtattgggccttcatgggccttagtggaaaggagagaagggccacaaggggaggccacacccccccatggactggtccgaattggactagggagagggcggcgccccctctttccttctccctctcctctccttcgtTCTTCTCCTACCTGGACTAGGAAacggggaaacctactcctactaggagtaggaatccccccttttgGGCGCGCACCTTGTGGTCGGCCCTCCTCCTcccctactttatatacggggagggggcaccccatagacacacaagttgacagttgtcttagccatgtgcggtgcccccctccatagattttcacctcggtcatattgttatagtgcttaggcgaagccctgcgccggtaacttcatcatcaccgtcatcacgccgccatgctgacgaaactctccctcggcctcagctggatcaagagtacgaggggcatcaccaagctgaacatgtgcagatcgcggaggtgccgtgcgtacggtacttggatcggttggatcgcaaagacgttcgactacatcaactgtgttactaaacacttccgttTTTGGTcgatgagggtacatggacacactctcccctctcgttgccatgcatcacctagatggatcttgcctgtgcgtaggtaaaattttgaaatactacgttccccaacagtggtatcagagccaagttcatgcatagatgttatatgcacgagtagaacacaaatgagttatgggcatgggtatatacatattgtttgccgtcactagttgattcttgattcagcgatattgttggatgaagcgactcaGACCGACATtaagcgtacgcttacgcgagactggttctaccgacgtgcttcgcacacaggtggctaatgggtgtcagtttctccaactttagttgaatcagattcaatgaacaaggttctttcccAAGATCAAAACGCAATCACTATACCATGTTGTGATTtttatgccgtaggtaagaacggttcttgctaagcccgtagcagccacgtaaaacttgcaacaacaaagtagaggacgtctaacttgtttttgcacgacatgttgtgatgtgatatagtcaagacgtgatgagatataaattgttgtataagatgatcatgttttgttaaagttatcggcaactggcaggagccttatggttgtctctttattgcataagatgcaagcgccatataattgctttactttctctctatgcgatagcaatagttgcaaaagcaatagttggcgagacgaccatgtgatgacacgttgataaagatcaagatgatggagatcatggcatcatgccggtgacgatggagatcatgacggtactttggagatggaggtcaaaggcacaagataatgatggccatatcatgtcacatattttgattgcatgtgatgtttatattttatgcatcttattttgcttagtacggcggtagcattataagatgatccctcactaaatttcaaggtataagtgttctccctgagtatgcaccgttgcgacagttcgtcgtgccgagacacgacgtgatgatcgggtgtgataagctctatgttcacatacaatgggtgcaagccagtttttgcacacgcggaatactcgggttaaacttgacgagcctagcatatgcatatatggcctcagaacactgagaccaaaaggtcgagtgtgaatcatatggtagatatgatcaacatagtgatgttcaccattgaaaactactccatctcacgtgatggtcggacatggtttagttgatatggatcacgtgatcacttagatgattagagcgatgtctatctaagtgggagttcttaagtaatatgattaattgaacttaaatttatcatgaacttagtcctaatagtatttgcatatctatgttatagatcaattgctcgcgtatagctcccccattttatttatgatatgttcctagagaaaactatgttgaaagatgttagtagcaatgatgcggactagctctgtgatctgaggattatcctcattgctgcatagaagaattatgtccttgatgcaccgctaggtgacggacctattgtaggagcagatgcagacgttatgaacgtttgacaagctcagtatgatgactacttgatagtttagtgcaccaagctttatggcttagaaccgggatttaaaaaatgttttgaacgccacgaagcatatgagatgttccaagagctgaaattggtatttcagactcatgcccgtgtcaagaggtataagacctttgacgaagtactttgcctacaagatggaggagaatagctcaaccagtgagcatgtgctcagaatgtctgagtgctacagtcgcttgaatcaaatgggagttattcttccagataagatagtgattgcacTACAAGAAAGTCATTAATCTGTGACAGTCAGTGTCCGTCACCGACATGGCAAAAACTGTCAAGGATGACCGGGTGTGACGGTCCaaaaatccgtcatgtatatcgtgTCATAATTTGCCCACCCGCCCATCCTTGACGGATTTTTGTTTCCGTCATGAATTATGACGGTCTATCACCGTCACCGATCTGACCCCCGGCCCGCCCAAGGCCCGGTCCTCTGTGACGGACTATTCCATCACAGATTTACATGACGTGTAGAAAGACAAGTCCCATGTGGCATCTCCCGCGATCTGACGTGGCGCCAGCATGGAGATGACGTGGCGCCAGCGTGGAGATGACATGGCGCCAGCGTGGAGCTGACGTGGCATAGTGTAAGCCGATGGCATTCGGCCCAGTGTGGTCTGGCCCATTTATTTTAGTACAGCCAGGCCTATGGGTCCATTTTACCGCAGCTAGTTGGCCCGTTCATTTTGGTCCATAATCATTTACACTCTCGTTGGCCCATTTCCACGTGTTCAATATGCACATCAGCCCATTAAAATTATGCGGCACTTGTGTTTTTTTTAGCCAGAAAGTGTGTTTCGAGGCTCACTTTATTCGGCCCATTAGTGTTTATTGTACCCAACCTAGCCCTTCTTTGTTTCTACACAAAATGGGTTTCCAAGCTTAAGAGCTTACATCTCCAGACCCATCACAAATACATAAAAGAAGAACAACATCACAAAGCACAGTAACATTGAGCTTACATCTCCAAATCCACCAACAATGGAGCAGCAAAATGCAACCAGTTTGCATCCAACAGTGTGCAGTTTGCATAACAAAATCATTACAAAATAAAAAGGTAGGTTCTAGTAGTATATCACATTCAGATAGCTTGCATGCATCAAGTAGAGATGACGGCTAATCTTGGACAAACAACTTACCCTTGAGCTGATCTTGCTTGCAACTGACTTAGCAAAAAGTCCAGTTTTGCATCCATCTCAGCTTGCTTCTTCCTGTTCTCCTCATCTCTCTTCCTGTGCTCCTTGTCTTGCCCGGTCCTTGCTTCTTCGGACTCCTTCAACTGCTTGGTCAAGGTGTCAACAAGTGCCTGAAGCTCGACATTGCCCCTCTTTGCCAACTCTACTTGACAGTTGCTATCGCCAGATCTCGCATGGACATGCTGGATCCCCACATGCTGAAGAAACCTTGGCTTCTTAGTGTGCTTAGCAAGCACTTCAGCTACAGCCTCGGTCGCGGAGTTCGATTCCTGTCCATCTTCTGTAGGCTGAGAGGCCTTGTTTTCCATCTCGGTCTAGCAATGCAAGCAACAAACATGGTTATAAGACGGCTTAAGCCCAAGTAGAGAAGACAACATCAGCAAGCTTACATGCATCGTCTTTGTAAGGAAAGCTATCATGCATCCTTTACAACTAGACACTTGTGATAACAGTCAGATTAATCTTTTTTCTGTGCGGAGGTGATTCAAATTATTCATATATACTATCATCTACAACAAAGTGGACTATTTCCTGATTTAACTAGAAGTGAGTAATGTTTAAATCAAATTATTTCTGGAGGTCAgtctataatatatatatatatacacacacactaaAAATGTAAGACACTGAGGATGGCCAAAACTACAATATATAAAGCCAAATAATAGACTAAAAAAATTCTGTAATTTTAGGTGGCTGATTGGTCACATGTCAAAGTGATTATGCGCATTTATTAAAGACATTTCATCTAGCCATATACTAAATCAAAACTAATGTTTTCCAATTGCTTCAAAACTTATCAGTTGTATGAAAATAAAAAAAGGTACAATCATACATGACAGGCTATTACAAGATAGTTAAGTGAACATGTTAACATTTTCAATTAAGATACACTGACATTTGATTATCAGTTCCAATCTGGTGGAGTAACTCAAACAATATTAGTTCTAGTAAGCAAAAAGGTAAAATTATGGTTGGTAGTCTTTTGAAGCTGACTTACAATTGCAGCTTGGACAACACCGGTGTAGCTTTTCTTTTTCTTGCTGTAGTGGCACTCCTTGAATAAATCCAATGCAGTGGGTTCTTTATCTTTGTATTTGTCTCCCTGGAAACAACCAATATGAAGGCAAGGGAGCATCATACACAGTTACTACATGGACGCAACAGTTTACATGAACCTATGGTCAAGAATATTTCTCATGACAATGCACATCTAGAGCCACATGTTTGACTTACCAGATTATCACAGTGCACAGGGTAGCTGCGCGAGCCAGTGGTTTGGTGAAACTTAACTTGAGCTCGATTATTTTTGTTAGTTTCACATATCCCCTACATCAAGAGACCAAATACATGTAAGGCACAATTTCTTGATTAGCATGTAGAAGGCGAGAGATTGGTCTCGAGGAAGAAACATACCATATTTTTGGGATCCTTCCAGCTTTCCACTAGCTCATTCCACTGCTCATCAGTCATCGAGGGGACAGGAGACGTTCTCGTCACCAAATGGAGTGGGTGAGGGTCAAAATACTCTTTCTTGAGCCTATATCGTTGTTGGCGAGTCGCATGTTTCAGCATTTCAGTACAAGCCTTCCTAACTGGCACAGCATCAACGTCCATCTGAAACTTGTTCTAGCCCAATGAAAAAACATGTGTAAGTATCATGATTGCACATAATTGACACAATAGGAAAAATTGACAGGTTGATAGCAATTTGAGGGAGAAAGGCTTGGACTTTGTACTTACACCAACTTTTCCTACAAAGTTCCTGAAGATCCCATCTCGGACATGTCCATCTGGGTCCTTGTAATCCTTCCAGTGCTTAAACACGGGCATATGGTGTCTAACTGTGATGTTGCATTCAGTTGCGAACTTTGCAGCAAGAAGAGGTGCCTCCGGCCTTAACTTCCCTTCTGGAATGACAAGCGGCAGTTTGCCCTGCCGGCATCGAGTGATCCTTTCCAGACCTTTTCCCAAATTGGGGCCCCTTTCCCTTGGCTCCTCATAGGATTGTGGACTTCAAAAGAAGGTAAAATCAACAATGGATACAATTAAACCGCAATTACATGTATAGAAGTGTACTAATAAATGGAGAATGTCGTTTCAAAATGAGTAACTATAACAAGAGGAATTAAGCTCACAAAAAATTCAAGACAATATACTAGTAACCATATGGCAACAACAACTAAATGGAATATTGCAGTATATGTCATGTTGGTGTGTTTCCGATTGTTACAAATGCATAGGTTAACTGGAACGGAAGACACGGTTCGAGCAGATTTCAACAAGGCAAtatcttcaacaaagacaaaagaagataaaattaaaatcatgatacaATCCATTGCAAGAAACACAATTTTAAATTCAGTACTATGTAAATTGTCCTTATTTAAATACTGTGATATTAAGAAATGAGCAAAATGGAGTTGTCCTTGAGAATATCATCATCCCGCAGCACTGGAATGACTCATAAAAAATCATGCACACATATGGTATAAATTAAGACAGGAAGATGCATAGAACAATAGATTGAACAAGAAGTTTAACTCTAATAGATGCTAGAAAGATTCAGGTTATAACATGCCTTCGGAGTTATTGTTAGGTTGGGTTTGCTGATTTGGTTGGGCACTACCACCAGCTTCGTTTGCCATCTCATTTTCTTCATCACGATGGGCAATGAGATCAGCTCCATTGGCAATCCAGTTGTCATCATCACAATGTCCAGGATCATCACCTTTTTAGAAGAAAGCATCCAGTGAGAGTATGTTCATCATGCAATCAGAGCTAATAGCCTAGGCTAGCAAttcaaaacaaaaaacatgatATGATAATAATATTAAGAACTTGCCTTCAACACCATGGTCATCAAAGTTGGGAACAATTTCTTCAGCTGGGCGGACACAAGCCATAGAAGCAGTTGGCTTATGGATGACACTTGGAGTCTGATGTTTAGGATCAGACATTTCCTCACTTTGAGTACCTGCATCAGCATCTTGTAATAGAGCTTTCTTCGACCTTGTGACTCGTGGATTAGTTGGGAGGTCCGCATGAACTCTCTTAGGAGGCCGAGGCTTGACTCCACCAGGGGGCATGGCAGCAGATCTTTTCTTACTAGTTTTCTGACTAGTCTTCTTACAGCCCTGATAGATATGAAAATATGGTTTAATCAACAAACAGTAACAAAATTCTGCTGCAACGGCAAAGAAGCAACACATGATTAGCACCTTAGAGTTTGAGCTTGCAGCAGGTGTGGACTGCAGTGCTTCTGTTTCATCTACTAAACTATCATCGGATGACTCTCCTTCACTGGTATTGTCCTCGTTAGGATGGTACTCAGCTTCAGAATCATCACTACTAtgcttcggtttatttttttcaggTGAAATGACTGTTTTGGCTGCAAACAATGTCGATAGTGCAGGAATTCCGAGTGCTTGCAGCCTTGAATTGTTCCTTATGCATGTTCTGATGCGCGACTCCTCCATAGGATGTAGTGGTGCTTCTAAGATGAGTGAACACATGAGCCTGAATTACTATGTGTATAATCTATAGTTAATAACAAAGTACTATTTTTTGATTAAGTTTGTAACAATATGTGAACCAAATCTACACTTGGCAGGACAAGACCCTTTTTTCATAGGTATGACCAGAACTCTAATGGACAAGAAACACTAGCAACTTAAATAAAACACAAGAAAAACGCTTTTACCACACACCCATTAGACATACATATGCATGAACAGAAAATAGGCATGCGTGGGGTGGGTTAAGAAGATTATACCTGTTGTCTTGTGTCCTCGGGGTTTCTTCGCTGCAGTCTTCTTTCCCATCAGTGTGGCGCAGAGGTCCTTGAAGCGGTGCAGTATGGTCGCGGTGACAGTTTGTTCTAGGGTTTGGTGGattggagaggagggggagggggttctTGACCAGCAGTTGAGGTGGGTAGTGACCGGCGGTGGAGGCGAAAGAAGAAGGGGAGTCGTGCTCAGCAGTGGCGCagtgtggtggcggtggcggtggcggcgacggcttaCTCTAGCGTTTGGTGGAGGCGGATGGTGGGGGAAAGGGGGTCTTGACCTGAAGTGGAAGAGCAAGGGGAAGGGGAGGGAGGGGATTCGTGCCCTGCGGTGGAGGTGGACGAGGAAGGGAAGGGAAGTTGGGCTCGGcggtggaggaggtgaagttgtGGCCGGCGGCGGAGTAGGAAGGGGAATGGGAGGGAGGGGATTTGGCGATACGCGGGGAAGGGAGGGGATTTGGCTGGTGGTGCGGTGGGGGTAGATTGTGTGTGTGTAAAATTACTAATAGGCCCTTCATCTGGTGCTGGTGGGTGAATGCATATGTGTAATTTTGGGGAACATTGCTAGGCAATAGCGTCAATTCGCGTTGTGTTGTTTTTTTCCTTGGCGCAGCCGCGCGGCTGGAGCGAAAACTGTAACGTGATTGCGCGTGCTTTTTGCCGCCGAGCCAAATTTAGAACATTCTAGAGCATATAACACAAGTTTATTATTTGTTGCTGTAATTAATAAGACATATATTTAATTATGCACTATTATTAGGAAATAATTACTAGAATGAGCAAGACATATGCGCCAACTTTTTTACAAACCATAGGGGAAACGATGACATAGTTTAAAAAACCGAACCGGATCGGCGGCCTCACCGGTTCGATTATCGGTTTGGATTATCCGTTTGGTTTTTTAAATTATGAGCAAGGGAACTACCAACTCCAATAAACTTGGTTACAGACGCACCCCGACGTGAAAAAGCCTTTGTATCATCGAAATGAACAAGTTGCTGATTCGGCCATCTCCATCTGAGTTGATCACATGGAGGTGCAGGACGTCGATACGCGTCGACCGATGGGTGGCATGAGCTCCAGGGTGGACGGACGGAGAACTCGCGAACGGAGCGCGTGCTCTCGGAAGCTTTCAGGGGAGTCGCGTTCCCTTGAGCCTCGCTAGCGCCGGGGAGTCGATTGGAGGAATCAGACGA encodes the following:
- the LOC123101307 gene encoding uncharacterized protein; this translates as MEESRIRTCIRNNSRLQALGIPALSTLFAAKTVISPEKNKPKHSSDDSEAEYHPNEDNTSEGESSDDSLVDETEALQSTPAASSNSKGCKKTSQKTSKKRSAAMPPGGVKPRPPKRVHADLPTNPRVTRSKKALLQDADAGTQSEEMSDPKHQTPSVIHKPTASMACVRPAEEIVPNFDDHGVEGDDPGHCDDDNWIANGADLIAHRDEENEMANEAGGSAQPNQQTQPNNNSEDIALLKSARTVSSVPVNLCICNNRKHTNMTYTAIFHLVVVAICPQSYEEPRERGPNLGKGLERITRCRQGKLPLVIPEGKLRPEAPLLAAKFATECNITVRHHMPVFKHWKDYKDPDGHVRDGIFRNFVGKVGNKFQMDVDAVPVRKACTEMLKHATRQQRYRLKKEYFDPHPLHLVTRTSPVPSMTDEQWNELVESWKDPKNMGICETNKNNRAQVKFHQTTGSRSYPVHCDNLGDKYKDKEPTALDLFKECHYSKKKKSYTGVVQAAITEMENKASQPTEDGQESNSATEAVAEVLAKHTKKPRFLQHVGIQHVHARSGDSNCQVELAKRGNVELQALVDTLTKQLKESEEARTGQDKEHRKRDEENRKKQAEMDAKLDFLLSQLQARSAQG